In a genomic window of Penaeus vannamei isolate JL-2024 chromosome 10, ASM4276789v1, whole genome shotgun sequence:
- the IntS10 gene encoding integrator complex subunit 10 — translation MSPEEEQSRLSDEEYLIFRAKEEQKRDPCAAKCWMITAQALFPQNFGIQFEVYQIEKAAKNVKEAAKCLGVLLRKFVSEPLLWREVDTIMAALRQTTPDSQTSFLAYLFNMLPKDVQLSMVLSAAERSQDTMTRCRLMLLLTTTFPETTAHHGLKLVESLLAAEKHCTGPINPFRRMLVCELLPRLLQTRGLEVRPKTLHSLLSRAIEFYVAYVTTPPKVMQSMLESDSKIEDPWQQLFSVVQLIGWNLGWDLASYFENISNREIILQRIQALVEGGARLGGPKGEGGEDVREVLYTTLTIFLHALMDYTKRLYPDFNQAEGSTASNPPMTLVEAFVYPECEREETVIMPPKRSRPSLDEDPTIPVITVSRPAPIGPAPAAGAVVGLPVSTPGGISAGGLSQALTTAIKCWDLLNSYEQLRAEFVRLLESLGTERWWWLRVFTVDMLIYQGRLAEAARELRHTLTHRGTQLPTTFISTNLKLASVLYAMNNLSGAAEAVLEVVTQLQSWVGGGGLSGDLCITAAPNRRHLHVLALTRSQCLQFATTLLIHALRHRIIIDRHSDDLCIGHLITLLQYEWPKYVSTFEEVLQIIRKQGGFSYPLFYTYITTPDILEEFMYLATKEGGSLQLDIIPVNHTNKQQRTISTRGIDRDLKNDFKVGMKKLMLRSSEPVEANIITFLTCEGTLVHQNLM, via the exons TTTGAGGTGTATCAGATTGAAAAGGCAGCAAAGAATGTGAAGGAAGCAGCAAAATGTCTTGGTGtttt ATTACGAAAATTTGTGTCAGAGCCATTGCTATGGAGGGAAGTGGATACTATCATGGCAGCCTTGAGGCAGACAACTCCAGACTCTCAAACATCCTTTCTGGCATATTTGTTTAACATGCTGCCTAAAG ATGTTCAGCTCAGCATGGTATTGTCAGCAGCAGAAAGGTCACAGGACACAATGACACGCTGCCGCCTCATGCTACTGCTAACAACTACATTTCCAGAAACTACGGCTCATCATGGG TTGAAACTAGTGGAAAGTTTGTTAGCAGCAGAGAAGCACTGCACAGGACCAATAAATCCATTTCGCAGAATGCTTG TGTGTGAACTTCTACCAAGGTTGTTGCAGACTCGCGGGTTGGAAGTGCGGCCAAAGACTCTTCATAGCCTTCTGTCCAGAGCTATTGAATTTTATGTTGCATATGTAACCACACCTCCAAAGGTTATGCAG AGTATGCTGGAAAGTGACAGCAAGATTGAAGACCCTTGGCAGCAGCTGTTTTCTGTCGTGCAATTAATAGGCTGGAATCTGGGATGGGACTTGGCATCATATTTTGAGAATATCAG CAACAGGGAGATTATTCTCCAGAGGATCCAGGCCTTGGTTGAAGGAGGAGCAAGACTTGGAGGCccaaagggtgaaggaggagaagatgtacGGGAGGTTTTGTATACCACCCTGACAATCTTCCTTCATGCACTAATGGATTATACTAAACGACTGTACCCAGATTTTAATCAAG cGGAGGGTAGCACTGCAAGCAACCCTCCAATGACTCTGGTTGAAGCTTTTGTATATccagaatgtgagagagaagaaacagtaaTAATGCCTCCCAAAAGATCTCGCCCATCTCTGGATGAAGACCCTACTATTCCTGTAATTACCGTAAGTCGTCCGGCACCCATTGGTCCAGCTCCAGCCGCAGGTGCAGTAGTTGGTCTTCCTGTAAGTACTCCTGGAGGGATTTCTGCAGGAGGGTTGTCACAGGCCCTCACAACAGCTATCAAGTGCTGGGATTTACTGAATTCCTATGAACAGCTTCGAGCAG AATTTGTGCGTCTCTTAGAGAGTCTTGGCACTGAACGATGGTGGTGGCTAAGAGTGTTCACAGTTGACATGCTGATTTATCAAGGTCGATTGGCAGAAGCAGCACGTGAGCTGAGACACACACTAACTCATCGAGGAACTCAGTTGCCTACTACCTTCATCAGCACAAACTTAAAATTAGCTTCTGTTTTATATGCCATGAACAACCTTTCT GGGGCTGCAGAGGCTGTACTTGAAGTAGTGACTCAGTTACAAAGCtgggtaggtggaggaggcctcTCAGGAGACCTCTGCATCACAGCAGCTCCAAACAGACGCCATCTTCATGTCCTGGCTTTGACTCGCTCTCAGTGCCTCCAATTCGCCACCACCCTTCTTATACATGCCCTCAGACACAGAATAATTATTGATAGGCACAGTGATGATCTCTGTATAGGACATCTGATCACTCTTTTACAG TATGAATGGCCAAAATACGTAAGCACATTTGAGGAAGTTCTCCAGATCATCAGAAAACAAGGTGGATTCTCCTACCCACTTTTCTACACTTACATCACTACACCTGACATTCTTGAAGAATTCATGTATCTTGCTACCAAAGAAGGAGGAAGTTTGCAGCTGGACATCATTCCTGTCAACCATACAAATAA ACAACAAAGAACAATATCAACACGTGGCATTGACAGAGATCTCAAGAATGACTTCAAGGTTGGAATGAAGAAGCTCATGCTCCGAAGCTCAGAACCTGTTGAAGCTAATATCATTACCTTTTTGACATGTGAGGGAACTTTGGTACATCAGAACTTAATGTGA